The DNA sequence ACGTCCGCGGCTCCTTCCACGAGTACCAGGGCACGCTCCACCTCGACGGAACCGACCCCTCCCGCTCCACCGCCGCCATCGACATCACCGTCGCCAGCGTGGACACCGGCATGAAGGACCGCGACGCACACCTCCGGAAGGAGGACTTCTTCGACGTCGAACGGTTCCCGCTGATGACCTTCCGCTCCACCGCCGCACAGTCGCTGGGCGGCGACACCTACCGCCTGACGGGCGGCCTCACCATCAAGGACGTCACCCGCCCGGTCACCCTCGACCTAGAGTTCAACGGCTCGGCCGTCGACGCCTACGGCACCGAGCGCGTCGGGTTCGAGGGCTTCGCCGCGATCCAGCGCTCCGACTGGGGGCTGTCCTGGAACGCGGCCCTGGAGGCCGGCGGCGTCATGATCAGCGACAAGGTGAAGCTGCTCTTCGACATCTCCGCCGTCCGCGCCACGCCCCAGGGCTGACCCCCGGCCGGAAGCGCCGGACTCACTCCCGCGGTTCGACGCCCGCGCGCCACAGCCCGTACGCGTAGGCGTCGTCGAGCGCCTGCCAGGACGCGGCGATGACGTTCTCGGCGACGCCGACCGTGGACCACTCCCCGTCCTGGTCGCTGGTGGAGACCAGGACGCGGGTGATCGAGCCGGTGCCCAGGCTGCCCTCCAGGATGCGGACCTTGTAATCGGTCAGCTCCAGCCCGCCGAGCTGCGGGTAGAAGGGTTCGAGGGCCGAACGCAGCGCCCGGTCCAGGGCGTTGACCGGTCCGTTGCCCTCCGCGGTGGCGACGATCCGCTCGCCCTTGGCCCAGATCTTCACCGTCGCCTCGTTGGCGTGGGTGCCGTCGGGGCGGTCCTCGGCGATGGCGCGCCAGGACTCGACGCGGTAGTAGCGGAGCGCCCGGCCAGTCACCTCCTGGCGGAGCAGCAGTTCGAAGGAGGCGTCCGCTGCCTCGTACGTGTAGCCCTGCGCCTCCCGCTCCTTGACGCGCTCGACGACCCGGCCGACGAGTTCGCGGTCGCCGCCCAGGTCGATGCCGAGTTCCTTGCCCTTGAGCTCGATCGACGCCCGGCCGGCCATGTCGGAGACCAGCATCCGCATGGTGTTGCCGACCCGCTCGGGGTCGATGTGCTGGTACAGGTCCGGGTCCACCTTGATCGCGGAGGCGTGCAGCCCGGCCTTGTGCGCGAAGGCCGAAACCCCCACGTACGGCTGATGCGTGGACGGCGTCAGGTTGACGACCTCGGCGATGGCGTGCGAGACGCGGGTGGTCTCGGCCAGCTTGCCGGGCGGCAGCACCCGCCGGTCGTACTTGAGCTCCAGGGCCGCGACGACGGGGAAGAGGTTCGCGTTGCCGACGCGTTCGCCGTAGCCGTTGGCCGTGCACTGCACGTGCGTGGCGCCCGCGTCCACGGCGGCGAGGGTGTTGGCCACCGCGCACCCGGTGTCGTCCTGCGCGTGGATCCCGAGCCGCGCGCCGGTCGCCGCGAGGACCGCCGAGACGGTCTCCGCCACCTGCGCGGGGAGCATGCCGCCGTTGGTGTCGCAGAGCACGACCACGTCGGCGCCCGCCTCGTGCGCGGCGCGGACCACCGCGGTGGCGTACGCGGCGTTCGCCCGGTGGCCGTCGAAGAAGTGCTCGCAGTCGACGAACACCCGCCGGCCGTGCGCCCGCAGGTGGGCGACGGTCTCCCGGACCATCGCCAGGTTCTCCTCCAGCGTGGTGCGCAGGGCGAGTTCGACGTGCCGGTCGTGTGCCTTGGCGACCAGCGTGACGACCGGGGCGCCGGACGCGAGCAGCGCGGCCACCTGCGGGTCGTCCGCCACCCGGACGCCCGGCTTGCGGGTGGCGCCGAACGCGACGAGCCGGGCGTGGCGGAAGGTGATCTCCTCCCGGGCGCGCCGGAAGAAGTCGGTGTCCCGCGGGTTGGCGCCCGGCCAGCCGCCCTCGATGAAGCCCACGCCGTAGTCGTCCAGGTGCCGGGCGATGGTGAGCTTGTCCGCCACCGTGAGGTTGATGCCCTCGCGCTGCGCGCCGTCGCGGAGCGTGGTGTCGAAGACGTGGAACGCGTCGGACGGCGCCGCCTCGGGGGCGTCCGTGAGGGTGTCCGTCATGCTGCTGAGGCTCCTGTCGGGATCTCGGTCTACCGGAATGACCGGCTCCACCGTCCCTCCATGGTCCCGCGTGCTCCGCTCCCGGCTGAAGGTGGGCCGGAAACGAAAAAACCCCTCGCGGGTGCGAGAGGTCTGCGCGCGGGTCGGGGACGAGGGTGGCCGTGCCGTACCAGGTGCGTACGGAACGGTCACTGCGGACCGGCGCGCCTGCTGCCCGTAATCATGGCGAGCGAGAACACGTGACGCAGTCTTGCACAACCGCCGCCGCGGGAGCGGCCCCGTCTCGCCATCCGGGCAGCGGTGGACCTCCGGGCGCGGCGACCGGCCGCCCTCCCGATCCCTCCGGTTTCACCCTCTATGCGCGCCGCGCCCGGCACGCGACGTCGCGCCGTCCCGACCTGGTGCGATCGGTTCGGAATTCATCATTCCAATATCCGGCCGCGGGAATAAAACAGCGGGTGCCGTCGACGGGAAAAGGCTGTTGATCAAGCCGGGAGATCCCTGTTACCGTCCCCAACAGGAAGGAGGCCACATGAAGAAGAACTACATGAAGCCGACCCTGTTCAAGCAGGGCGACTTCACCAAGAAGACCGCCGGCTGGTTCATGAGCAAGAAGTCGGAAACCCTCACCTGGCGTATCGGCGGGTCGTGATCCTGAAATGAAGATGCCCGACCACATGGGTGACTTTTTCACGGTGCTACCGGACCATGCGGAAGGTCGGTCTGTGGTCGGGCACCTTTCCGGGGGGAGCGGGGGGCCGGCCGGACTGACGACGGTCCCCCACCCCTCCGGACGGCCGTGGGTCGTCGCCCGGAGTTCCTGGCGCCACGTCAGCCATCTGTCCCGCGGAGACGCCGCCCTGGTCCTGATCGGCCCCGGCCGCGTCCCCGACCGGGTGCTCGCCGACCTCCTGGACCGCGCGCGGAACAGCGCCGACCTGGACCGGCTGCTGCGCCGGCTGCCCGGCGCGCACCACGTGATCTCGTCGTTCCGCGGCGGGATACGGGTCCGGGGCACCGCCTCCGGACTGCGCCGCGTGTACCACTGCCGGTACGGCGGCCTCCGTATCGCCTCCGATCGCGCCACCGTCCTGGCCGGCCTGTCCGGCGCGGAGATCGACGAGGGTGCGCTCGCGCTGCGGCTGCTGGATTTCGTCCCGCACCCACTGCGCCACCGTACGCTCTGGCACGGCGTGGAAGAAGTGGAACCGGAGTTCTCCCTCACTTTCCGCGACGGTCCTGGATACCGAATAAGCCGGTGGTGGAATTCTCCCCGTCCACACCTTTCCATGGCGCACGGAAAGGCCGCTGTCGCGGCCGCGCTCATGAATTCCATAAAGGAATACACGGACGGCCGTGACCGCGTCAGCAGCGATCTTTCCGGCGGTCTGGACTCCACCTCCGTCGCCTTTCTCGCCCGGGAGGCCGGCGTCGGCGACATGCTGGCGGTGACGGTCGCCGGACGGGACGCCTTCGCCGAGGACGAGCGCTGGGCGCGGCGCGCGGCGGAGGAGTTCCCGGGGCTCGCCCACCACGTCGTCCCCTCCGACGCGTACCCGCTGTTCTTCGCGGGCCTCGGCACCCCCGCCGAACCGCTGGACGAGCCCTGCTACCTCGCTCCGGCCCGCGAGCGCGCGCGGGCGATGCTGGAGCCCGCGGTCCGCGCGGGGTCGCGGATGCACCTCACCGGCCACGGCGGCGACGAGCTCTTCATCGGCGTTCCCGCCGCCTACCGCGACCTCTTCGCGCACCGGCCGCTGCTGGCGTGGTCCCGGCTCAACGCCACCCGCCACCTGCACGGATGGCCCTTGCTGCCGACCCTGCGGCAGCTGCTCGCCCGTCCGCGGTACGGCTCCTGGCTGACCCACTCCGTGACCCGCGAGCCCCTCCTGGGGGCGCGCACCCCACTGCTGGGCTGGGGGCCCACACAGTCCGTCCACCCGTGGATCACCGCTCGCGGGCGGCGGCTGATCCGCGCCGGATACCTGTCGGCGGCGCGGCGGGCCCGGCCCCTGGCCCCCGGGCCGGGGCGCCATACGGAACTCGACGTGATCAGGGCCGGCGCCCGCGCCTTCCAGGCCCTGGAGGACCTGGGCGTCGCCATGGGCGTCCCGGTGGCCGCGCCGTTCTTCGACGACCGGGTGATCGAGGCGGTGCTGTCCGTCCGGCTCGAGGACCGCATGGACCCCGCGCGGTACAAACCGCTGCTGGTCGAGTCCCTGCGCGGCCTGGTGCCCGACGTGCTGCTCGACCGGACGACCAAGGACGAGATGTCGCAGGACCAGGCGCTCGGCCTCCGGCGGCATGCCCCGGACCTGCGCCGGCTCTGGACGGACTCGCGGCTCGCCCGGCGGGGGCTCGTCGACGCGGACCTGCTGGTCCGGCTCGCCGACGAGCCGGACACTCCCCTCCTCCAGGAGAACTCCCTCTGGACGGTGGTCGCCTGCGAGACCTGGCTGCGCGCGATCGAACACCGGGAACGTCCCGGGGCGGACCAGGCGAACCGGACGACCACCCAGGAAAAGGAAGGCACATGAGACTCAGAAACGGCGTCGCCCTCACCTCGACCGACTACGGAGCCGTCCTCCTCGACGAACGCGACGGCACCTACTGGCAGCTCAACGACAGCGGCGCCGTCATCGTGAGCGCGCTCGCCGAGGGGCTCGCCCCGGGCGCCGTCGCCGAGCGGCTGGCGGCCGAGTTCGACGTCGACGCCGCCGAGGCCGAGGCCGATGTCCGGGAGCTCGTCCGCCGGCTCGTCGAGGCGAAGATCGTCCGGCCATGACCACGGAGATGACCATGCCCGCCCGGGGCGCCGGGCGGGGCGGGATCACCCTGCGGGCGGTGATCGCGCTCGCCTTCCTGCTGGCCAGGCTGCGCCCCGGACGGCTCCGGAAGCTGCTGACGCTGATCAGCCGGGGCGCCCGCCCCGCGCACCACGCCGAGGTCCTGGA is a window from the Streptomyces mobaraensis genome containing:
- a CDS encoding YceI family protein, with product MGPFTRKPVSDTDAPETPAATNPALAALTGDWTIDPVHSTLGFMVRHAMVTNVRGSFHEYQGTLHLDGTDPSRSTAAIDITVASVDTGMKDRDAHLRKEDFFDVERFPLMTFRSTAAQSLGGDTYRLTGGLTIKDVTRPVTLDLEFNGSAVDAYGTERVGFEGFAAIQRSDWGLSWNAALEAGGVMISDKVKLLFDISAVRATPQG
- the cimA gene encoding citramalate synthase, with the protein product MTDTLTDAPEAAPSDAFHVFDTTLRDGAQREGINLTVADKLTIARHLDDYGVGFIEGGWPGANPRDTDFFRRAREEITFRHARLVAFGATRKPGVRVADDPQVAALLASGAPVVTLVAKAHDRHVELALRTTLEENLAMVRETVAHLRAHGRRVFVDCEHFFDGHRANAAYATAVVRAAHEAGADVVVLCDTNGGMLPAQVAETVSAVLAATGARLGIHAQDDTGCAVANTLAAVDAGATHVQCTANGYGERVGNANLFPVVAALELKYDRRVLPPGKLAETTRVSHAIAEVVNLTPSTHQPYVGVSAFAHKAGLHASAIKVDPDLYQHIDPERVGNTMRMLVSDMAGRASIELKGKELGIDLGGDRELVGRVVERVKEREAQGYTYEAADASFELLLRQEVTGRALRYYRVESWRAIAEDRPDGTHANEATVKIWAKGERIVATAEGNGPVNALDRALRSALEPFYPQLGGLELTDYKVRILEGSLGTGSITRVLVSTSDQDGEWSTVGVAENVIAASWQALDDAYAYGLWRAGVEPRE
- a CDS encoding keywimysin-related RiPP codes for the protein MKKNYMKPTLFKQGDFTKKTAGWFMSKKSETLTWRIGGS
- a CDS encoding asparagine synthase-related protein — encoded protein: MVGHLSGGSGGPAGLTTVPHPSGRPWVVARSSWRHVSHLSRGDAALVLIGPGRVPDRVLADLLDRARNSADLDRLLRRLPGAHHVISSFRGGIRVRGTASGLRRVYHCRYGGLRIASDRATVLAGLSGAEIDEGALALRLLDFVPHPLRHRTLWHGVEEVEPEFSLTFRDGPGYRISRWWNSPRPHLSMAHGKAAVAAALMNSIKEYTDGRDRVSSDLSGGLDSTSVAFLAREAGVGDMLAVTVAGRDAFAEDERWARRAAEEFPGLAHHVVPSDAYPLFFAGLGTPAEPLDEPCYLAPARERARAMLEPAVRAGSRMHLTGHGGDELFIGVPAAYRDLFAHRPLLAWSRLNATRHLHGWPLLPTLRQLLARPRYGSWLTHSVTREPLLGARTPLLGWGPTQSVHPWITARGRRLIRAGYLSAARRARPLAPGPGRHTELDVIRAGARAFQALEDLGVAMGVPVAAPFFDDRVIEAVLSVRLEDRMDPARYKPLLVESLRGLVPDVLLDRTTKDEMSQDQALGLRRHAPDLRRLWTDSRLARRGLVDADLLVRLADEPDTPLLQENSLWTVVACETWLRAIEHRERPGADQANRTTTQEKEGT
- a CDS encoding lasso peptide biosynthesis PqqD family chaperone translates to MRLRNGVALTSTDYGAVLLDERDGTYWQLNDSGAVIVSALAEGLAPGAVAERLAAEFDVDAAEAEADVRELVRRLVEAKIVRP